A single Thermoanaerobacterium sp. RBIITD DNA region contains:
- a CDS encoding PDGLE domain-containing protein: MKKLYIAAAIIILLTPIGLIAPGTAWGEWGLDEIRNMVGYIPEGMGRFSEVIKAILPDYSIPGFSNNFLQSAVGYIFSAVVGIGTILIIFFILSKIMGKTEGKNE, encoded by the coding sequence ATGAAAAAGCTATATATAGCGGCAGCAATAATAATACTGCTGACACCTATAGGGCTTATTGCTCCAGGTACTGCATGGGGTGAATGGGGACTTGATGAAATAAGAAATATGGTAGGATATATCCCAGAGGGTATGGGCCGTTTTTCAGAAGTTATCAAGGCAATTCTTCCAGATTACAGCATACCAGGCTTCAGCAATAACTTTTTGCAGTCTGCTGTGGGATATATTTTTTCAGCAGTCGTCGGCATCGGGACTATATTAATAATATTTTTTATACTCAGTAAAATAATGGGAAAAACTGAGGGAAAAAATGAGTAA
- the cbiM gene encoding cobalt transporter CbiM, translating into MHIPEGYLSPETCAVMGAAMVPILATATKKVNKTFDKKDIPTMAIGSAFAFTVMMFNVPIPGGTTAHAIGATLLAITLGPWGASISLTIALLIQALFFGDGGILALGANSFNMAFLAPFVGYGIYKLLLRLKANKVISSAIGAYAGINAAALATAIELGIQPILFYASNERPLYFPYGLSQSIPAIMFAHITIAGLVEAGLTGFVVFYLMKIGEGSLLYRLSYRLRGDVK; encoded by the coding sequence ATGCACATTCCAGAAGGATATCTTAGCCCCGAGACATGTGCCGTCATGGGAGCGGCAATGGTACCAATTCTCGCAACTGCTACAAAAAAGGTCAATAAAACATTTGATAAGAAAGATATTCCGACTATGGCAATAGGTTCTGCATTTGCATTTACTGTAATGATGTTCAATGTGCCAATACCAGGTGGTACAACAGCACACGCAATAGGTGCAACACTTCTTGCTATTACATTAGGTCCATGGGGGGCAAGCATTTCACTTACAATTGCACTTTTGATACAGGCATTATTTTTTGGTGATGGAGGAATTTTAGCACTTGGTGCAAATAGCTTTAATATGGCATTTTTAGCCCCATTTGTAGGATATGGAATTTATAAGCTTTTGCTCAGGCTTAAAGCTAACAAGGTTATATCCTCTGCCATAGGAGCTTATGCCGGAATTAATGCAGCAGCACTTGCAACAGCAATAGAGCTGGGCATACAGCCTATACTATTTTACGCATCAAATGAGCGACCACTTTATTTTCCATATGGATTAAGCCAATCGATACCGGCAATAATGTTTGCACATATAACAATAGCTGGGCTCGTTGAGGCAGGTTTAACTGGATTTGTTGTATTTTATCTTATGAAAATCGGTGAAGGTAGCTTATTATATAGGCTTTCATATAGGTTAAGAGGTGATGTTAAATGA
- the nikR gene encoding nickel-responsive transcriptional regulator NikR, which yields MEEITRFGVSMEANLLTQFDKLIERKNYKNRSEAIRDLIRDYIVENQWESGNVETVGTITYVYSHEVREISDKLIDIQHGHHKNIISSMHVHLDEHNCLEVMVVIGTPNDISKIADEIISTKGVKHGKLTMTTTGKNL from the coding sequence CTGGAGGAAATTACTCGTTTTGGAGTTTCGATGGAGGCAAACCTTCTTACACAATTTGACAAGCTAATTGAGAGAAAAAATTATAAAAACAGATCTGAGGCCATAAGGGACTTGATACGAGATTACATAGTAGAAAACCAATGGGAATCCGGCAATGTCGAAACTGTCGGTACAATTACATATGTGTATAGTCACGAAGTAAGGGAAATAAGCGATAAACTCATTGATATTCAGCACGGGCACCATAAAAATATTATCTCAAGCATGCATGTACATCTTGATGAGCACAACTGCCTCGAAGTAATGGTTGTTATAGGTACTCCCAACGATATATCAAAAATTGCGGATGAAATCATAAGTACAAAAGGCGTAAAGCACGGCAAGCTGACAATGACAACTACAGGAAAAAATTTATAA
- a CDS encoding ABC transporter ATP-binding protein — MDIVFELKNIYYSYIKSIPALVDINFAVNKGEKLFILGANGSGKSTLLKFMDNLLSPDSGEILAFGKSILDMKNYNEYEFRRRVGFVFQDSDVQLFNTNVFDEVAFAPLQMGLKPNDVQKLVNDTLNSFGLTKLKDRPPHRLSGGEKKKVALASVIVMNPDVLLLDEPTNGLDPRSRKWLLNKLIELNMSSTTLVIATHDLDLARSLADRVIIMNESHSIEAIGNPLEILDNLDLLSKVNLI, encoded by the coding sequence TTGGATATAGTATTTGAATTAAAAAACATCTATTATTCATATATAAAATCAATTCCCGCACTTGTAGATATAAATTTTGCTGTAAATAAGGGTGAAAAACTTTTTATCCTAGGTGCAAACGGCTCTGGTAAATCAACACTTCTTAAGTTTATGGACAATTTATTATCACCAGACAGTGGTGAAATTTTGGCATTTGGTAAATCAATTTTGGATATGAAAAACTATAATGAATATGAATTCAGAAGAAGAGTAGGTTTTGTATTCCAGGATTCTGATGTACAGCTATTTAATACTAATGTATTTGATGAAGTTGCTTTTGCACCACTACAGATGGGTTTAAAACCAAACGATGTGCAAAAATTAGTCAATGATACATTAAATTCATTCGGTTTAACAAAATTAAAAGATAGACCTCCACACAGATTGAGCGGCGGCGAAAAGAAAAAAGTCGCACTTGCATCTGTCATTGTCATGAATCCCGATGTTTTGCTTCTCGACGAACCTACAAACGGACTTGACCCAAGGTCAAGAAAGTGGCTTTTAAATAAACTAATTGAGCTTAATATGAGTAGTACAACATTGGTCATCGCAACACATGACTTAGATTTAGCAAGAAGCCTTGCAGATAGGGTAATAATAATGAATGAATCACACAGCATCGAAGCTATTGGGAATCCTTTAGAAATACTTGATAATCTTGATTTACTGTCAAAAGTAAATCTTATATGA
- the cbiQ gene encoding cobalt ECF transporter T component CbiQ, with protein sequence MSNFIEKTVLSIQNTFEDMFLSDTIADKKGVMQTLDPRIKLITTIAFIIIVNFGKSISFMAVMLVYSLLLAILSRIPLKMYLFRVSTISIIFSGIVLIPSLFNIVKPGEPLLFLTRNIYITRDGIYSAIIFIMRSFISLSFVYILILSTKWVEILKALRVFRFPKIFTATLDIALRYITLLLEISSNMFLARKSRNIGKSNSSNGRKFVASSVGNLLIRSESLSNDVYNAMTSRGYIGEYITINKFKIGPFDYLWIIFNIAFVILASLLKGGIHWI encoded by the coding sequence ATGAGTAATTTTATAGAAAAAACGGTTTTAAGTATACAGAATACTTTTGAAGATATGTTTTTATCAGATACAATTGCAGATAAAAAGGGTGTAATGCAAACACTTGACCCAAGAATAAAGCTTATAACAACTATAGCTTTTATTATAATTGTAAACTTTGGTAAATCTATATCTTTTATGGCGGTAATGCTTGTCTACTCTCTTTTATTAGCTATATTATCAAGAATTCCCTTAAAAATGTATCTTTTTAGAGTATCGACAATATCCATAATATTCTCAGGTATTGTTTTGATACCATCCCTTTTCAATATTGTAAAGCCTGGTGAACCGCTTTTATTTTTGACCCGAAATATATACATAACAAGAGATGGCATATATAGCGCTATAATTTTCATAATGCGGTCTTTTATTTCATTATCTTTTGTATACATATTGATACTGTCTACAAAATGGGTAGAAATACTGAAAGCTCTGAGAGTATTTAGATTTCCAAAAATCTTTACTGCAACACTTGATATAGCTTTAAGGTATATCACTTTACTTTTGGAAATTTCATCAAATATGTTTTTAGCGAGAAAAAGCAGGAATATTGGAAAAAGTAACAGCAGTAACGGCAGGAAATTTGTCGCATCGTCAGTAGGCAATCTCTTAATAAGGTCTGAATCCTTAAGCAATGATGTATACAATGCGATGACTTCTCGTGGTTACATTGGTGAATACATAACTATAAATAAATTTAAAATAGGGCCATTTGATTATCTTTGGATAATTTTCAACATAGCATTTGTAATTTTAGCGTCACTTTTAAAAGGAGGCATACATTGGATATAG
- a CDS encoding MFS transporter — translation MQIFVIILNYLLMMLIGIIDNIKGPVIAPIKIFYHIDYTDIGLLLFIGNLGFIIASFIGGIFVNKYGSKTALMGGLAAIIAGILGYFISTIFPVFITFFFIMNFGLGMLEIGINATAAITFVVNQALMMNLLHFFYGVGATISPNAVGRLVQLKIPWQNIYLIGAFITIMLLIVVLFTKFPGVARYVNKDKANYFEILKNKYVILFSIMLGFYIASEVGIGSWAVTYLKGAYGMSSIRSSLYLSLFFATFTIGRLFGGFIVEKIGYIRCIYIFAFMALASVAGSMINQDLAFLLSIAGLFYSIIYPTTIALAMKKFKENTGVVISVIVTISSSINMLANFIIGKLSDLFGVFIGFSFVVIFMALVIIMLKTLSISYSKRYTE, via the coding sequence ATGCAAATATTTGTTATCATACTAAATTATCTTTTAATGATGCTTATTGGAATAATTGATAATATAAAGGGGCCGGTAATAGCACCTATAAAAATATTTTACCATATTGATTATACAGATATAGGCCTATTGCTTTTTATTGGGAATCTCGGCTTTATAATAGCATCATTTATCGGAGGGATATTTGTAAATAAATATGGCAGCAAAACTGCTCTCATGGGTGGTCTTGCAGCAATTATAGCTGGTATATTGGGATATTTTATATCGACTATTTTTCCCGTATTTATCACGTTCTTTTTTATCATGAATTTTGGCTTAGGAATGCTAGAGATAGGTATAAATGCGACCGCAGCAATTACATTTGTTGTAAATCAAGCACTTATGATGAATCTTCTGCATTTTTTTTATGGAGTAGGTGCGACAATTTCACCAAATGCTGTAGGAAGGCTTGTTCAATTGAAAATTCCATGGCAGAACATATACCTTATAGGTGCATTTATTACTATTATGTTATTAATCGTAGTGTTATTCACAAAGTTTCCTGGTGTGGCTAGGTATGTAAATAAAGATAAAGCGAACTATTTTGAAATATTGAAGAATAAATATGTAATCTTATTTTCTATTATGTTAGGATTTTATATTGCATCTGAGGTGGGAATTGGAAGCTGGGCTGTTACATACCTTAAGGGCGCATATGGTATGAGCAGCATTAGGAGTTCATTATATCTTTCATTGTTCTTTGCCACATTCACTATTGGCAGATTATTTGGAGGGTTTATAGTAGAAAAAATAGGATATATTAGGTGCATTTATATTTTCGCATTCATGGCACTAGCATCTGTTGCAGGAAGCATGATTAATCAAGACTTAGCATTTCTCTTGTCTATTGCAGGTTTGTTTTATTCAATAATATATCCTACGACAATAGCTTTAGCGATGAAGAAATTTAAAGAGAATACAGGTGTTGTAATAAGCGTTATTGTCACAATAAGCTCATCCATAAATATGTTAGCTAATTTTATTATTGGAAAACTTAGCGACCTATTTGGCGTTTTTATAGGTTTTTCATTTGTAGTTATTTTTATGGCTCTTGTCATTATAATGCTTAAAACATTGTCTATTTCGTATAGTAAGAGATATACTGAATAA